A window of Penaeus chinensis breed Huanghai No. 1 chromosome 9, ASM1920278v2, whole genome shotgun sequence genomic DNA:
ACCAGTCTCCCTAATCGTCTATATCAACATGAATATGCTGTATCCAGGggtcacaacaacaacacattattctgccatcagtgggacacaggccatcagatggttTGGTCAAGGACGTTtatcgtcttcccttcctccgacctcccttcgctttccttcacctgtcctcacctctCCCGTGTTCAccaactcctcccctcttccccttcatatTTGAAGATGgagtccaggaggatttcgaaactgttgtttcacatatatacatatatatatatatatatatatatatatatatatatatatatatatatatatatatatatttatatatatgtatatatatatacacaatgtatatctatataaaatatacatgtgtgtgtgaatatatacacacacttatacatatatacatatatatatacatatatacatatatatatatacatatatatacatatagatgtgagtgtatgtttgtagacagatagatagataggtagtcatTTCTGAAACTGTTCCATGTGACATCTAACCTTCCAGTTTTTACTGTATCTGCATTTTTTTCGAGCAGCGACGATCCacactttattattttcctcGAATGTTGCCCTAGCAATTTCGATACAATTTATGACTTTCCTTATAAAAAAGTCCTGTATGGGGAATGCCATATTATTCTAAAGACCAACACTTCACTGCTGTTTAGTTCAAGTATGGTTTTCTTATTGATGTTCTTACCCATGCATTCTAACAAGTAAACCGGAATATTCCAGAATcgtattttcactattattcatCCGTTAGTACGAATGTTTCCGAAAATAGAGGATGCTCTTTTGACATGCAATAGTTTGTTAGAATTTCGTATTTTAGTGGTTcactcatattaaaaaaaaagagagaaaaaaaaaaataataaataaaaaacactttCAGCCTCTCTTGGTTGTTTCTCAAGACAGTCTCCGTGCATGGGGAAATTTACTCTATAGCAAGGGTGATAATCTTTCTAATCCTGCGCTTGCTTGGCTAAAATTTGATTAGACTTTTTACCCTTCCATATTGCAGTTGTGTAttgccactatatatatatatatatatatatatatatatatatatatatatatatatatataaatatatatatatatattttttttttttttttttttttttttttttttaatcaattgctGCACCCATTCCGTCAAGTACTctgaaaaaaaaagcattttcatGTTTTCATATCTCACTGTAATGACCGATATGATGCATTCCACAGACTACGTATCCACATATTGTTTGATTTCTACAGTTGCCATCATATTCTCAAATACGTACATTTAAATTTCTTAATTTTAAACAAGCATATTCAAAATTCCGAAAAAGATAGCCAATGGACCACAAGCCTAATCGAATTCATACGTAAATCTTCTAAGAAACGgctcataaaatatataatatattcatcaatatataatcaaaattattcattcatttccaaCGTAACCGTATCAGATAAAACAAAATTTCGCTTAACCTCTTAATATTTCTGAACTCTCGTTATCACTTCAGTTACAATAAAAACCACATCTTGTATTAAGTTAATTCATCCCCTCAATGGACTCTGGACTCTCGTTCAAAACACATTCGCGTtcttaaaaataagaaatatgtaaataaaataaagaaagtaaaaaaaaagaaaatatatatatttatgtgtatttataaatatataaatatatatatatgaatacatatctatatataacacacacacacacacgcacacacatacacacacacacacacacacacacacacacacacacacacacacacacatatatatatatatatatatatatatatatatatatatatatatatatacgtgtgtgtgtgtgtgtgtgtgtgtgtgtgtgtgtgtgttgtgtactgtagtgtaatatatatgtatatgtatatatatatataaatttatatatatatatatatatatatatataaatttatatgtatatatatgtatatatatataactttatatatgcatatataaatttatatgtatatatatatgtatatatatatatgtatatatatgtatgtatgtatgtatgcatgtattcgttTATTACGGACCTCCATTATTATTCCATGTCACGATGGTACTCTCCTTTATGAACAGTTCATGAACCATAAAGGCCATTGTTCATGCGTTACGTGAACCCCACAGAGCAAAAAGTAATTGctatttttctctccgtttctaaAGGGATTAAGCGCTCTCGCCGACAAAATGGCAAAGCTCAAGCCATCGGGGTCCTGGCCAGGAACACATGCAGTCAGCTTCATCCTTTTAAAAAATGTTATACCGGTATCCCCTTCCTTCGATGTTATTTTTATCTGGCTGATATAATGATGTTGGGAAATACTGTATGTATTGCAGGATATTTGAAATTGACCTGCCCGAGGCTTTGAAACTATGAAGAATTCCtggctttttatttttgtttggacTTGAAAGTAACGTATATACTTGGTCTATCTAGTAGTTTATTCATATAACTATCTTcggccccatatatatatatatatatatatatatatatatatatatatatatacacatatacatacacacttatctgtgtatgtatgtatgtatgtatgtatgtatgtatctatctatctatatatatatatatatatatatatatatatatatatatatatatatatgcatatatatgaacatatatgtatatatattatgtatgcatacgtatatgatatatatatatatatatatatatatatatatatataaacacatatataatatatatttatatataaacatatacatacatatatttatatatgggcacacacacacacacacacacacacacacacacacacatacacacacacacacatatatatatatatatatatatatatatatatatatatatatgtatatatacacatgtgtgtatatatatatatatatatatatatatatatatatatatatatatgatatatatgagttatatatacatatatgtatttaaatatatatatatacagacatatatatatatatatatagatatatatatatatatataaatatctataaatatatatatgtatgtatgtatgaatgcatatatatatatatatatatatatatatatatatatgtgtgtgtgtgtgtgtgtgtgtgtgtgataaagacacacacacacatattattgttgttgtcattatttttgttattactcttgttatcattatcatcaaaatcctccccctactcattattattatcactattattattatcattatcattattattattatcattattatcattataattgttattattatcattatcattataatcataataaatatcaatTTTATTGTCAATTAAGTTTTCTATAAGCAATTCGTTTTAtatgtttttcgttttattatcgttttatgcCCATCAACCAATATtattgttggtaatgataatggtatgaaaTATGCAATACTAATTACGCTAACTGTtatatattttaatcataattataagtaatgtcattattgttggcacgttctttttatttcattacatacaagttatttctattttaatttatCCGTTTACGTTGGTTACTGTCAACGTTTTCATAAGTTTTGTATTCTGTTATCCCTTTAGCaattatataaacagaaaacTTGTTATAAGAATGATAtgtgtctaaatgtatatgtgtgtgtgtgtatatatatatatgttcttctgcttcttttctcttttcttttctttacttttttttcttttttttttttctttttttctatattttttgtgtgttaggGAGTGTTAAAGAAGGTGGAaaaagagtatacatatatatatatatatatatatatatatatatatatatatatttgttcttctgcttcttctctcttttctttttttttctttttcttcttttctttttcttttctttctttttttctttcattttttctatattttttgtgtgttaggGAGTATCAAAGAAGGTGGAAAAAGAGTCTTCAACTGCAGGGTAGGAGTATACAAATATTAAACATTTATAAGAAAATACATTTGAACTGTTATAAATAAGAGTGGGTGGTTTCGATGACTCAGTGGTAGCCGCCGTGGTAGGGCGCAACTATACCATGCTGGTGTTGGTATGAGCGGGCGTGGCCATACCCAGGATGTTCAACGGCGGTGTGGAATCCGAACACAGCCCCATGCCCGCCGTGCCCATATCCTCCATGTCCGGTTCCGTGGCTTACGACTTCGACGATGCCATGTCCATGCCCGTGGCCGTGTCCATATCCATGCCCGTGGCCGTGTCCATGTCCGTGGCCGTGGCTGACGACAACACCATGTCCATGACCGTGTCCGAATCCATGGCCAATACCGTGACCGGATCCATGACCAAAGCCGTGACCTACCCCGTGGCCAATTCCGTGTCCAATACCGTGGCCAATACCGTGCCCGAAACCGTGGCCAATGCCGTGTCCAAATCCTCCGTGTCCGAACCCGAGTCCGATGCCATGCCCTATCCCGTGTCCACCGCCGCCGGGTTTGGCCTCCCGCTTCTGCACTGTCGCCGCCGCGGCCGCAGCAACCACAGCCAACAAGATAAcctgcggggaagggggggggggggggaggtcacgtACAGAGGCCTATTATACAGATACAATGTacatgcaatatacatacatacatacacacacaaacacacacacacacacacacacatatatatatatgtgtgtgtgtgtgtgtgtgtgtgtgtgtataaaccagAACAGATCAACAAAATATAATCACACTAAAATCTTAACTAAAAAAGGACGAGAGGGGGGAATCCTTAAATTGAAATCCTGTTAAGAATTATATTCATTAAATAGTTTCAAGTTAAAAAGCAATAAACCGAAAAATCTCACACAAGCAGGCAAAGTGATTAGTGATTGTAAAACTTGTCGACTTACTTATGCTAATGATATTTCATAACAAAAGCCTTATGAAACTTTATATGAGTTCGAATATTTTTCAAAAAGGAATTACTCATAAACCAAAACCGtatgtgcatacgcacacacacacggttacatacacacacaaatatatatatatacatatatacatatatatacatatatattcatatatatacacacacatatgtacatacatacacgcacacatacacacacacacacacagatatatacatacacatatatattcttatagatagatagataggaatattCTTACgttcgtgtgtgcttgtgtgcttatttgtgtgtgaatgtgtgcgtatgtgtgcgcgtattaTATCtttatgaaaatggaaataaaagaaagaaaaaaaaaccgcaaCGTGTTTACGAAAGGCCTATTCGTAGGTCGCCTCACCAAGCTCCTCATGTTgacagaagggggaagggtgtgcaTGCAACCACCTCGTGTTACTGTCTTTTTATACGCATTTCCGCACCGGCGATTAGCTCCACCCACAGTGAATTCCAAATTCCATTGCACTTTAACCTTGGCAGTAACGGCCAGTGCCTCAGCATGCAAGTGGTGCGTGAGTGTCAGTTCCTATACTTGCACCTCCGAAATTTCTCTCTCATGGCTTTGTTCCTCCTTGTCTAGGATTCGTGGTGCGAGGCCGCTGGCGGAGAATTTGTTGCGCTCCGTTCGGTCCAGCAGCGCAGTAGGCTTTTTCCCATTaaactttctatctgtttatctacatatgcatatatatatatatatatatatatatatatatatatatatatatatatatatatatatatgaatatatatacatatgaatatatataaatatatatatatatatatatatatatatatatatgtatatatatataaatatatatatgaatatatatgtatatataaaatatatatatatatatatatatatatatatatatatatatacatacatacatgtgtgtgagtatgtgtgtgtgtgtgtgtaaatatatatttatttatatatatatatatatatatatatatatatatatatatatatatataaacatataaatatgcatatacatacatacacacacacacacacacacactcacatatatatatatatatatatatatatatatatatatatatatatatatatccatatatatatgtatatatacatacatatatatatatatatacatatatatatatatatatatatatatatatatatatatatatatgtgtgtgtgtgtgtgtgtgtgtgtgtgtgtgtatttatatttatgtatatataaatgcatattttttttgtttttttttcattatcggcAAACATAAATCCTGTTAACAATATTGTTTTCGACAATTTTATcaaattgcgtatatatatatatatatatatatatatatatatatatttatgtatatatatatatacatatatgtatatatatatatatgtatacatgtatgtatatatatatatatatatatatatatatatatatatatatatatatgtatatatatgtatacatatttatatatatatatatatatatatatatatatatatatatgtatgtatatatatatatatatatatatatatgtatatatatgtatatatatatatatatatatatatatatatatataaaaatatatatgcttatgtacttTTTCCATTACCTGCAAACATAAATCCTGTTAACAATATTGCGTTCGACAATTctgtcctctccctttttctatttttcttcctctctatgtATGTCACGAGCTATACTGCATTTGCACTTTTTATTACATGCTAATCACCCCTGTCGCACTCTGTCAGCAGGAAAACATTAAAATGGCATCCTGGACCAAGAGCAGGATCAGGAAGGCTTGTACTGATGATGAAATATTTCTCACAAACCTTccattatgcatgtgtgtttggacGTCCCCGAGTTGGCAGTGACGCTGTGGTACCATTAGGAGGAAACcgttattattagatttatttgtttgagataacaataatgaaaaaaaaatcttagcgtGGTTTGAGTTACGATATCATTATTGAtggtaatataaattatgataataaaaaggcggacgatgatgataacgacaatgaaagTAGATACGTTAATTATGAAAAGAATTACGAAATGGTATTCGTAATaaatatcattacagttattgcagttatgatataaaaaacaacagtaatagttatgatactaatggtaatgacaacaacaacagcaataatagtaagaatgacgataataataatattaataataataatactgaaaagaatgacaataatgatggtaataataacaataataataataataataataatgaaaataaaaataattattatggtgataataattataataataatgattgcgataatagtaataataataataaaacattaatgataatgataattataataatgatgctattaaacTAATGATATAttagataacgataaaaaaataatgaaaatgatgatgatgatgatgattatgatgatgatgatgatgatgatgatgatgataacaacaacaacggcaacagcaaagcaacaataatgataattgtaataataaatgttgatgatgaaatgatgaagtACAACAATTCTCGCTTTACTATAGTAGCATTTTAAGTTTCTATTACTTTTTTGGATAACAGATATGAGCGTTAATATTTTCGTTAATATAAAGTCCAAACGAAGATAAATATTTCTGCATATTACAACGTTATTTGCAAAGCTTTTTACGAAGCCTAAGACAGCGAATGCTAAAGTGTCAAGGTCGTCCTTCTGAGGAGTAAATCTTCCTTGGATGCACCAAAATGCTTTCCGTTTGGAAAGCACAAAATTTTCTTGTTTCGACATGATTTTTTCTGGTGTTATTGAACTATTTCAGATCACTGATAGCCGCCCAGATAAAATGTCTCCAGGGTCTTGAATTGGGGGTCATTTAATATTTTGAAGGTTCTTTCACAATCTGCTAATTTCTTGAATATGCCATTTATTTCTTCGTATTATTTCCTTGGTATTAATTTACATTCTTGGTATTCACTTACATTCTTGGTATTCATTTACATTCTTGGTATACACTTACATTCTTGGTATTCATTTACATTCTTGGTATTCACTTACATTCTTGGTTAAGGGTTCTGTCAGAAGTCTGCCTTTGTTTGTGTGCGAGATATAATGCATTGCTATCAACATATATGTTGATTTTTATATGTGGATCAGTATCTCCAATAACTATCGGTAATGATAATAGGCTTGAAGACCGTTCCTTGAGGGACACCGCAAAGAAGTTCGATTTCATCAGATATTTCTTTTATGTacatgttatcatcactatcaccaccataacataatcatcagcattaccattatattttttactaatataattatcattattttcattattattaatgatcattataaccaCAAGTGGTCTGGGGGAGGAGGTCGAGAACATCCAAAGTATAATATTCTTAATAAAGATGGTGTTTGTGAATTgaaaatgattaagataatggtaactatgatgataatgatattgctaccaATGAATTGAAGATGCAATTGTAGCAGTCTTAGGAATaatagctatgatgataataattatattaataatggcagtggtaatgatgatattgatggtgaggaaaatgatgacaatgattgtaattatcattaataataatgaaaattatattagcaaaacatgataatggtaatgatgatgattatgttatggtggtgatagtgatgataacgtaaacgatgataataataatcattactgtaaAATAATTgacgatagttataatgatgatattaatatgtaaaagacaaaataatgataaaaatattaacagtacAAAACAGTACAGtacaaaataatgacagtaacaaatttaatgataatgatgatagaagtaataagcagaaatagtggtaatattactactactagtgaattatatcaaaaataaaaataatttaaggtTTCCACAATATTTCCTATTCAATAATTTCACATGGAGAATTAAATGGATATTCTGATATGAAACACACCCAACCAATTAATTTGTTTCTGCTTTCTCTT
This region includes:
- the LOC125028619 gene encoding keratin-associated protein 21-1-like encodes the protein MRSLVILLAVVAAAAAATVQKREAKPGGGGHGIGHGIGLGFGHGGFGHGIGHGFGHGIGHGIGHGIGHGVGHGFGHGSGHGIGHGFGHGHGHGVVVSHGHGHGHGHGHGYGHGHGHGHGIVEVVSHGTGHGGYGHGGHGAVFGFHTAVEHPGYGHARSYQHQHGIVAPYHGGYH